ATGGCGGCCGCCGCCGTGGAGAGGAACTCGGCCGGCCCGAGCTCGACCACGATCGTGCCGGCCGCGCCGCAGTCGAGCGTGCGGAGCCGGCCCGTGGACGGCGCCGCGGACGCCGGCCCCGATGGGGCGGCGGCGAGGACGGCGGCGAGGGCGGTGATGGCGAGGAGGCGGCGCATGCCTCCACGACGGTGGGCCGGGCGGCCGGTTACAGGGCCGCGGCCGGTGGGCCGTGTAACCGGGGGCGGCGGCGGCCGTCTCGTCGAACGTGCCGGACCGACGCCGCCCCCGCCCCCGCCTCCTCGTCCTCGCCGCCGTCGTCGCGGCCGCCCTGCCCGCCGGTGCCCGGCCGGTGCCGGCGGCGGCGACCGCCGACCCCCGCCCGAACGTCGTGGTCGTGATGACCGACGACGAGGCCGTCGGGAACCAGTGGGTGATGGCGGCTACCAACCGGCTCGTCGGCGGGGCCAAGGGGACGACGTTCGCGGAGGCCGTCGTCAGCTACCCGCTGTGCTGCCCGTCGCGGGCGACGTTCCTCACCGGCCAGTACTCGCACAACCACGGCGTCGTCTCGAACCAGGCGCCCGACGGCGGCTACTGCGCCCTCGACCCCACGGACACGCTCCCCGTGTGGCTCCACGAGGCCGGCTACGCCACCGCCCAGGTCGGCAAGTACCTGAACCAGTACGGGCGGTGCCGGCCGCCGGACGTCCCGCCCGGCTGGGACGACTGGTTCGCGTGGATCTCCTCGCCGGACAACGGCTCCTACTTCGACTACACGGTGGACGACGACGGCGAGGTGGTCGCCTTCGGCCACGCGGAGGAGGACTACTCCACCGACGTCTTCGCCCGGCACGCCGTCGATGTCATCCGGGCCAGGGCCGCCGCGCCCGAGCCGTTCTTCCTGCTCTTCGAGCCGCACGCGCCCCACTCGGTCGACCCGGTGCCCGCCCCCCGCCACGCCGGCGCCCTCGACGGCGTCGCCCTGCCGACCCCGCCGTCGTTCAACGAGGCCGACGTGTCCGACAAGCCGACCTTCGTGTCGACCCTCCCCCTGCTCGACGCCCGGGACGTCGCCGACGCCCGCGACGCCTACGAGCGGCGGCTCGAGGCGCTGCTGGCGGTGGACGAGGCCGTCGCGGCCATCGTCGGCGCCCTGCGGGACACCGGCGTCGTCCGGGGCGGCCCGTTCCCCGCGGGCGCGACCGTCTCCCGGCTGGTCGCCAACGTCGACCTCGCGGCCACGATCGTCGAGCTGGCCGGCGCCGTCCCCGGCCACCCGCTCGACGGGCGCTCGCTCGTGCCGATCGCCACGGACCCCGGCGCCGGCCTCGGCCGGCAGGTGCTGATCGAGTCCTCGCCGACGGCCGAGGGCGGGTACCGGGGCGTGCGGACGCCGAGGTACGCGTTCGTGCAGTACCACGACGGCCAGCGCGAGCTGTACGACCTCGACGCCGACCCCTACCAGCTCGAGAACCGGGCCGGCGACCCCGCCTACGCCGAGGCGGAGCGCCGCCTCGCCGGGGCGCTGGCCCGGCTCGCCACCTGCGCCGGCGCCACCTGCGTCACGGGCTCGTAGCCCGGCCGCTCAGGGGGCGACGCGGGGGCCGGACTCGATCGAGAAGTAGCGGAGGAAGCTCTCGGCGATCCGCCAGCGGCCGTCGCGGCGCACGGCCACGTCGTGGTAGGTGCCGAGGATCCTCGTGAGGTCCCGGCCCTCGCTCGGCAGCATCGTGGCCGTGAGGTAGGCGGTCAGGGTGGCCCGGTCGGGGTCGGCGCCGTCGGCGCGGGCGTCGAGGGAGCCGATCAGGTGGTGGGCGCCGGAGAAGGGGGCGAACGAGGCCTCGCAGGCCGCCGCCCACTCCTCGGGCCCGGTCGCCACGACGTCGGGCGCGGCCGGGTCGAACCCCGCCGAGATGCGGGCGTCGGGCGTGAACGCCTCGCGGTAGACGGCGAGGCCGGCCGCCGTGTCGCCGGCGGCGATGGCGTCGGTGGCCACGGCGTAGTCGACCTTCAGCTGGCGGACGGCGGCGAGGTCGTCGGCGGTGCTCATCGGGCGCAGTACCCCCCGTCGATCGGGACGGTCACGCCGGTCACCCAGCGGGCGTCGTCGGACGCGAGGAAGGCGACCACCGAGGCGACGTCCTCGGGGTCGGGCATCCCCGGCATGGGGTTGAACGTCTCGAGCAGGTTCCGCATCTGCTCGGGGTCGGGCGCCCGCTCGATGTGCTGGCGCACCAGCTCGGTGCGCACGGCCGTCGGGGCGACGGCGTTGACCCTGATGCCGTGGGCGGCGTACTCGATGGCGGCCGACTGGGTGAGCCCGACCACACCGGCCTTGGCGAAGGTGTAGGGCGAGATGTTGACCTGGGCGGCGATGCCGGCCGTCGACGACATGTTCACGACGGCCCCGCCGCCGGTGCGGAGCATCGCCGCGATGCCGTGCTTCAGCACGTGGAACACGCCGTCGGCGTTGACGCCCATGACGGCCTGCCAGTTCTCGTCCTCCATCTCGTGGAGGGGCTGTTGCTTCCCGGCGATGCCGGCGTTGTTGAAGATCACGTCGACCCGGCCGTAGCGCTCGACGGCGGCGGCGATCCCGTCGGCCACCGAGGACGAGGAGCTGGTGTCGACGGCGACGGCGATCGCGTCGGGGAGCGAGGCGGCGACCCGCTCGGCGCCCTCCCGGTCGATGTCGGCGACGACGACCTTCGCCCCCTCGTCGGCGAACCGTCGCGCCCCCGCCTCCCCCAACCCCGACGCCCCTCCGGTGACGAACGCGACCTTGCCGTCGAAACGAGCCATGCCGGAAGTCTCCCCCGCGACCCTCGCCCGCCAACGTGGCCGGCGGTGACAGCGGTGGCGCCGGGTGCGAGAGTGGGGCGGGTGAGCGCCTCGCCGTTCCCGCCCATCGCCGACTACGGGTTCCTGTCGGACTGCGAGACGACGGCGCTCGTCGCCCCGAGTGGGGACGTGGAGTGGCTGTGCCTGCCGAGGATCGACTCGCCGAGCGTGTTCGGGGCCATCCTCGACCGCCACGCCGGCCGGTTCCGGGTGGCGCCGGCCGACACCCGGGTGCCGGCGGCCCGCCGCTACCTGCCGGGCACGATGGTGCTCGAGACCAGCTGGGGCACGTCGACGGGCTGGGTGATCGTGCGCGACGTCCTCCTGATCGGGCCGTGGCACCACGAGGACGAGCTGTCGAGGACCCACCGCCGGGCGCCGACCGACTACGACGCCGACCACGTCCTGCTCCGCACCATCCGCTGCGTCAACGGCGAGGTCCAGATCGTCGTCGAGTGCGAGCCCCGCTTCGACTACGGCCGCCGCCCGGCCCGCTGGTCCTACACCGACCGGGCCTACCACCAGGTGAGGGCCGACGGGAGCGGGACCGAGCCCGACCTCCTGCTGACGACCGACCTGCGCCTCGGCATCGAGGGGCCGCGGGCCATGGCGAGGACGCTGCTGAAGGAGGGCGAGTCCCGGTTCTGCGCGCTGTCGTGGAGCGAGCACCCGCCGCCGACGACGATGGAGGAGGCGGAGGGCCGGCTCGTCTGGACGGCCCACCACTGGCAGCACTGGCTGGCCAGGGGGCAGTTCCCCGACCACCCGTGGCGCAAGCACCTCCAGCGCAGCGCGCTCACCCTGAAGGGCCTGACCTTCGCCCCGACCGGGGCGATCGTCGCCGCCGCCACCACGTCGCTCCCCGAGACCCCGGGTGGCGAGCGCAACTGGGACTACCGCTACAGCTGGATCAGGGACTCGACGTTCGCCCTGTGGGGCCTGTACTCGCTCGGCTTCGACTGGGAGGCCGACGACTTCTTCTGGTTCGTGGCCGACGTGGCCGAGCGCGACGACGAGCTGCAGGTGATGTACGGGGTCGGCGGCGAGGCCAGCCTCGAGGAGCGCACCCTCGACCACCTCGACGGCTACGACGGCGCCCGCCCCGTGCGGGTCGGCAACGGCGCCCACCTCCAGCGCCAGCACGACGTGTGGGGCGCCGTGCTCGACTCGGTCTACATCCACACGACCTCGGCCGACCGCCTCGACGACCGCATCTGGCCCATCCTCGTCCGCCAGGTCGAGGCCGCCATCGCCCACTGGCGGGAGCCGGACCGGGGGGTCTGGGAGGTGCGGGGCGAGCCCCGGCACTTCACGTCGTCGAAGGTGATGTGCTGGGTGGCCGTCGACCGGGGCGCCCGCCTCGCCCGCATGCGGGGCGACCACGAGCGGGCGGAGCGCTGGGACGCCGTGGCCGCCGAGATCCACGAGGACGTGTGCGCCAACGGCGTGGACGACCGGGGCGTGTTCACCCAGCACTACGGGAGCGACGCCCTCGACGCGTCGGTGCTCCTCATGGCGCTGGTCCACTTCCTGCCGGCCGACGACCGCCGGCTGCGGGCCACCGTGCTCGCGATCGCCGACGAGCTGAGCGAGGACGGGCTGGTCCGCCGCTACCTGGCCAAGCAGACCGACGACGGACTCTCCGGCGAGGAGGGCACGTTCACGATCTGCTCGTTCTGGCTGGTCGAGGCGCTCGCCGAGATCGGCGAGGTGGAGCGGGCCAGGGCCCTGTGCGAGAAGCTGCTGTCGCTCGCCAGCCCGCTCGAGCTCTACGCCGAGGAGATCGACCCGCGCACCGGTCGCCATCTCGGCAACTTCCCGCAGGCGTTCACCCACCTTGCGCTGATCAACGCCGTGCTCCACCTGATCAGGGCCGAGGACGGCGCCGACCTGCGCCCCTGACCCGCCTCGCTCAGCGCAGGGCGGGCAGGGCGGGGTCGAAGGCGAGCGCCACGGACGGCTCGTTGCCCTCGATCTGGTCGTCCGGCCAGACCGCCGTGGCCCGGTGCCGCGTGCCGTCGAGGACGACCTCGACCTCGTAGGTGAACGGCGGGTCGCCGAGCGCGGCGGCGGCCAGGCCGTCGGCGTCGGGGCCGTCCCAGTAGACGGTGCCCTCGGCGATGCACCCGGGGGCGCGGGTGGCGGTGAACGTGGTCGACC
This Acidimicrobiales bacterium DNA region includes the following protein-coding sequences:
- a CDS encoding sulfatase: MPDRRRPRPRLLVLAAVVAAALPAGARPVPAAATADPRPNVVVVMTDDEAVGNQWVMAATNRLVGGAKGTTFAEAVVSYPLCCPSRATFLTGQYSHNHGVVSNQAPDGGYCALDPTDTLPVWLHEAGYATAQVGKYLNQYGRCRPPDVPPGWDDWFAWISSPDNGSYFDYTVDDDGEVVAFGHAEEDYSTDVFARHAVDVIRARAAAPEPFFLLFEPHAPHSVDPVPAPRHAGALDGVALPTPPSFNEADVSDKPTFVSTLPLLDARDVADARDAYERRLEALLAVDEAVAAIVGALRDTGVVRGGPFPAGATVSRLVANVDLAATIVELAGAVPGHPLDGRSLVPIATDPGAGLGRQVLIESSPTAEGGYRGVRTPRYAFVQYHDGQRELYDLDADPYQLENRAGDPAYAEAERRLAGALARLATCAGATCVTGS
- a CDS encoding SDR family NAD(P)-dependent oxidoreductase; translated protein: MARFDGKVAFVTGGASGLGEAGARRFADEGAKVVVADIDREGAERVAASLPDAIAVAVDTSSSSSVADGIAAAVERYGRVDVIFNNAGIAGKQQPLHEMEDENWQAVMGVNADGVFHVLKHGIAAMLRTGGGAVVNMSSTAGIAAQVNISPYTFAKAGVVGLTQSAAIEYAAHGIRVNAVAPTAVRTELVRQHIERAPDPEQMRNLLETFNPMPGMPDPEDVASVVAFLASDDARWVTGVTVPIDGGYCAR
- a CDS encoding nuclear transport factor 2 family protein — its product is MSTADDLAAVRQLKVDYAVATDAIAAGDTAAGLAVYREAFTPDARISAGFDPAAPDVVATGPEEWAAACEASFAPFSGAHHLIGSLDARADGADPDRATLTAYLTATMLPSEGRDLTRILGTYHDVAVRRDGRWRIAESFLRYFSIESGPRVAP
- a CDS encoding glycoside hydrolase family 15 protein: MSASPFPPIADYGFLSDCETTALVAPSGDVEWLCLPRIDSPSVFGAILDRHAGRFRVAPADTRVPAARRYLPGTMVLETSWGTSTGWVIVRDVLLIGPWHHEDELSRTHRRAPTDYDADHVLLRTIRCVNGEVQIVVECEPRFDYGRRPARWSYTDRAYHQVRADGSGTEPDLLLTTDLRLGIEGPRAMARTLLKEGESRFCALSWSEHPPPTTMEEAEGRLVWTAHHWQHWLARGQFPDHPWRKHLQRSALTLKGLTFAPTGAIVAAATTSLPETPGGERNWDYRYSWIRDSTFALWGLYSLGFDWEADDFFWFVADVAERDDELQVMYGVGGEASLEERTLDHLDGYDGARPVRVGNGAHLQRQHDVWGAVLDSVYIHTTSADRLDDRIWPILVRQVEAAIAHWREPDRGVWEVRGEPRHFTSSKVMCWVAVDRGARLARMRGDHERAERWDAVAAEIHEDVCANGVDDRGVFTQHYGSDALDASVLLMALVHFLPADDRRLRATVLAIADELSEDGLVRRYLAKQTDDGLSGEEGTFTICSFWLVEALAEIGEVERARALCEKLLSLASPLELYAEEIDPRTGRHLGNFPQAFTHLALINAVLHLIRAEDGADLRP